One segment of Pontibacter akesuensis DNA contains the following:
- a CDS encoding GNAT family N-acetyltransferase produces the protein MIRYLQHAQLDKAKWDACITASADDMVYALSWFLDVVSPGWQGLVEEEAGSYVTVMPLPGITKMGFPYLGQPFHTHQQGIFTTTQSSAGIREKFLELMVKRYKFIYNYRFNMSDTPHLEKLQDKYELVARYTRYLPLNKPYAELYKGYTRDRKMNLKRAQRANLSLFESDDIEPLIQHFKIHIEHKVVGGVSEHTYQLLRDLFAVLKAKGAAQLIYTTAGGEVNAGCLFIKYNGVISYAFNSADSEGRVTNGRTLVLDEMIRQHADTDYTLDFESPMIEQIEHFYASFGAHRVKYFAIRHNALPLYVRIIRDIRIKVYRTFFSSGVAEEV, from the coding sequence ATGATCCGATACCTCCAGCATGCGCAGCTAGACAAAGCGAAGTGGGATGCCTGCATCACCGCCTCTGCCGATGACATGGTGTATGCCCTGTCGTGGTTTCTGGATGTGGTGTCGCCGGGGTGGCAGGGATTGGTGGAGGAAGAGGCCGGGAGCTACGTGACGGTGATGCCGCTGCCGGGGATTACAAAGATGGGCTTCCCTTACCTGGGGCAGCCGTTCCATACGCACCAGCAGGGCATTTTTACCACAACCCAAAGCAGCGCCGGCATCCGCGAGAAATTCCTGGAGCTGATGGTGAAGCGCTACAAGTTCATTTACAACTACCGCTTTAACATGAGCGACACGCCGCACCTGGAAAAGCTGCAGGACAAGTATGAGCTAGTTGCCCGCTACACCCGCTACTTGCCCCTGAACAAGCCCTACGCGGAGCTGTACAAAGGCTACACCCGCGACCGCAAAATGAACCTGAAGCGGGCGCAGCGTGCCAACCTCAGCCTCTTCGAAAGCGATGACATTGAGCCGCTCATCCAGCACTTCAAGATCCACATTGAGCACAAGGTAGTGGGCGGTGTGTCTGAGCACACGTACCAGCTGCTGCGCGATCTATTTGCGGTGCTGAAGGCGAAGGGCGCGGCGCAGCTGATTTACACGACGGCCGGAGGTGAGGTGAATGCCGGTTGCCTTTTCATCAAGTATAACGGCGTGATCAGCTACGCCTTCAACTCGGCCGACAGCGAGGGACGCGTTACGAACGGGCGCACCCTGGTGCTCGACGAGATGATCCGGCAGCACGCGGACACCGACTACACGCTTGATTTTGAGAGCCCGATGATTGAGCAGATCGAACACTTTTACGCGAGCTTCGGGGCGCACCGGGTAAAGTATTTTGCTATTCGGCACAACGCGCTGCCGCTTTACGTGAGAATTATTCGTGACATCCGCATAAAAGTATACCGCACGTTTTTTTCATCTGGCGTGGCGGAAGAAGTATAA
- a CDS encoding GNAT family N-acetyltransferase gives MPHLLQHTQLDKTSWDACIEASGQRQVYALSWYLDVVSPGWQAVVEEESGSYVAVMPLPVRHKYGIAYLQQPLFCQQLGIYTLHELTPEMAAEMLAVVRNNFSYSASYAFCTANTNVLQRTEPDAATTAFLFTHYLPLQESYEQLWKGYTRDRKYNLNKARREKTSITQGRDIEPLVRLFRQNIAHKIYGGVAAEAYPMLRRLYTAAVENGVGELLYTVSEDGGITAGGFFLYYGGHITYIFNAADSNGRRHNGRTLILDEVIRRNAGTQQVLDFESPMIESIAGFYQSFGSRPVPFYEWRYNRLPLPIRIIKQVRQQVLLRFLKR, from the coding sequence GTGCCGCACTTACTCCAACATACACAGCTAGACAAAACCTCCTGGGATGCCTGCATTGAGGCATCGGGGCAGCGGCAGGTATATGCACTGTCGTGGTACCTGGATGTGGTGTCGCCGGGGTGGCAGGCGGTGGTGGAGGAGGAGAGTGGCAGTTATGTAGCCGTGATGCCGCTACCGGTGCGGCACAAGTATGGCATTGCCTATTTGCAGCAGCCGCTGTTTTGCCAACAGTTGGGCATCTATACTTTGCATGAACTCACACCGGAAATGGCCGCGGAAATGCTGGCAGTGGTGCGGAATAACTTCAGCTATTCCGCCAGTTACGCCTTCTGCACGGCCAACACCAATGTGCTGCAACGTACTGAACCTGATGCAGCCACCACCGCTTTTTTATTCACCCATTACCTGCCCCTACAAGAATCTTACGAGCAGCTTTGGAAAGGCTATACCCGCGATCGCAAGTATAACCTGAACAAGGCTCGCCGCGAGAAAACCAGTATCACCCAAGGCCGGGATATCGAACCGCTGGTCCGGCTGTTCAGGCAGAATATTGCACATAAGATCTACGGAGGCGTAGCGGCAGAAGCCTATCCAATGCTTCGCCGGTTATACACAGCCGCTGTGGAAAATGGAGTGGGCGAGTTGCTTTACACGGTTTCGGAAGACGGCGGCATAACGGCGGGAGGTTTTTTCTTATACTATGGCGGGCATATCACCTACATCTTCAACGCAGCCGACAGTAATGGGCGCAGGCATAACGGGCGTACACTAATCTTGGATGAGGTTATCCGGCGGAACGCCGGAACACAGCAGGTGCTTGACTTCGAAAGCCCGATGATTGAAAGTATAGCTGGCTTCTACCAGAGCTTCGGGTCCAGGCCTGTTCCTTTTTATGAGTGGCGCTACAACAGACTGCCGCTTCCCATCAGAATTATAAAGCAGGTACGCCAGCAAGTGCTCCTGCGCTTCCTGAAGCGGTAA
- a CDS encoding serine hydrolase — translation MTNQNTLKQLRLVLLLLLALLVQPQAWAQQKKAATLQQLDAYYQKALDAWDVPGMAIAIVKDDEVIFAKGYGVLNNKTGGQIDANTLFGIASNTKAYTAAALATLVDQGKIKWTDKVKNYVPYLQLYDPFVTENLTIEDLLSHRVGFKTFSGDLLWYNTTYSRPEIIKRMRYLEPVYGFRDGYGYSNLMYITAGEVIEQVTGQKWEDYIKQTFFQPLGMNRSYTSVNELKGVQNVASPHGFDANGKPSATTLTAWDNWNPAAGIFTSVNQAAQWLRLQLNRGTYAGKEIFSEEASRNMWQAHNATPVSKQAEGNIPSTHFTAAGLGWFVSDYEGRKLVYHGGGHEGMNSRTVLVPEENLGIVIFTNSMSSIMTPLANYTVDQLLEVENGRDWSQQYLDNAAKAKQKEAAAVAKAPKEKKQRKGEPARALPDYAGTYHSELYGNATVTLKDGKLHLQLEPAPALGGELSFWQHDIFNLDWKNDFALLHPTNVRFLAGEDGAIASMRMDSNNPDFHFDELKFEKVK, via the coding sequence ATGACGAACCAAAACACACTGAAGCAGCTCCGCCTTGTGCTGCTTCTGCTGCTGGCGCTGCTGGTGCAACCGCAGGCCTGGGCACAGCAAAAAAAAGCTGCCACCCTGCAGCAACTCGATGCTTATTACCAGAAAGCCCTTGATGCCTGGGACGTGCCGGGCATGGCCATCGCCATTGTAAAGGACGATGAAGTGATTTTTGCGAAAGGCTACGGCGTTCTCAACAATAAAACCGGCGGCCAGATAGATGCCAACACACTTTTCGGCATCGCCTCCAACACCAAAGCCTATACTGCCGCCGCTCTCGCCACACTGGTGGATCAGGGCAAGATTAAGTGGACGGACAAAGTGAAGAATTATGTGCCCTACCTGCAGCTCTACGACCCGTTTGTAACCGAGAACCTGACGATCGAAGACCTGCTGAGCCACCGCGTGGGTTTTAAAACCTTCAGCGGCGATTTGCTCTGGTACAACACCACGTATAGCCGTCCCGAAATCATCAAGCGCATGCGTTACCTGGAGCCCGTGTACGGGTTCCGCGATGGCTACGGCTACTCTAACCTGATGTACATTACCGCAGGGGAGGTGATAGAGCAGGTAACAGGGCAGAAATGGGAAGATTATATCAAGCAGACGTTCTTTCAGCCGCTGGGCATGAACCGCTCTTATACTTCTGTAAATGAGCTGAAAGGCGTGCAGAACGTGGCCTCGCCGCACGGCTTTGATGCCAACGGCAAACCAAGTGCCACCACCCTCACCGCCTGGGACAACTGGAACCCGGCTGCCGGTATTTTCACCAGCGTAAACCAGGCAGCGCAATGGCTGCGCCTGCAGCTAAACCGGGGTACGTACGCGGGCAAAGAGATTTTCAGCGAGGAGGCCAGCCGCAACATGTGGCAGGCGCACAATGCCACACCCGTGTCGAAGCAGGCGGAAGGAAACATCCCTTCCACCCACTTCACCGCTGCCGGCCTGGGCTGGTTTGTGAGTGACTATGAGGGACGCAAATTAGTGTACCATGGCGGTGGCCACGAAGGGATGAACAGCCGTACGGTGCTGGTGCCGGAGGAAAACCTGGGCATTGTGATATTCACCAACAGCATGAGCAGCATCATGACACCACTTGCCAATTACACCGTCGATCAGCTTTTAGAAGTGGAAAACGGCCGCGACTGGAGCCAGCAGTATCTGGACAACGCTGCCAAGGCAAAGCAGAAAGAAGCAGCTGCTGTCGCAAAGGCGCCGAAGGAGAAAAAACAGCGCAAAGGAGAACCTGCCCGCGCGTTGCCTGACTACGCCGGAACTTACCACAGCGAGCTGTATGGCAACGCTACTGTTACACTGAAAGACGGAAAGCTGCACCTGCAACTGGAACCTGCCCCGGCATTGGGTGGGGAACTGAGCTTTTGGCAGCACGACATCTTTAACCTGGACTGGAAAAACGACTTTGCGTTGCTACACCCGACTAATGTGCGTTTTTTGGCAGGCGAAGACGGAGCCATAGCCTCCATGCGCATGGACTCTAACAACCCGGACTTTCACTTTGATGAGCTGAAGTTCGAGAAGGTGAAATAG
- a CDS encoding zinc dependent phospholipase C family protein, with the protein MAIRLKAILLLLSLLLPLHGNAWGFFAHQRINRLAVFALPPEMVGFYKKHIRYITENAVNPDKRRYAVEGEAARHYIDLDVYGDSALYKMPRFWPQAVAQYSEDTLQAYGIVPWHISLMKYQLTQAFKERNMERILRLSTELGHYVADACVPLHTTQNYNGQLTGQHGIHGFWESRLPELFSDNYDFFVGQADYIEQPQLKAWDIIATSHLALDSVLYFEKALAQEFDEEKKYGFELRNNVTIRVYSRAYSKAYSDKLNGQVERQMRLAVRSIASFWYTAWVDAGQPSLGTLANTLTPEELHQLEMEKKDYEKGTHKPRQEGDS; encoded by the coding sequence ATGGCCATCAGACTAAAAGCTATACTGCTGCTGCTCTCCCTGCTGCTACCGCTCCATGGCAATGCCTGGGGCTTTTTCGCGCACCAGCGCATAAACCGCTTGGCAGTATTTGCCCTGCCTCCCGAAATGGTGGGCTTCTACAAAAAACACATCCGCTACATTACCGAAAACGCAGTAAACCCCGACAAGCGCCGCTATGCCGTGGAAGGCGAGGCCGCCCGCCACTACATCGACCTGGACGTGTACGGCGACAGCGCCCTTTACAAGATGCCGCGTTTCTGGCCGCAGGCGGTGGCGCAGTACAGCGAAGACACCCTGCAGGCCTACGGCATTGTGCCCTGGCACATCAGCCTAATGAAGTACCAGCTTACGCAGGCATTTAAGGAGCGCAACATGGAACGCATCCTGCGCCTAAGCACCGAGTTGGGGCATTATGTCGCCGACGCCTGTGTTCCGCTGCACACTACCCAGAACTACAACGGGCAACTGACGGGGCAGCACGGCATCCATGGCTTCTGGGAGTCGCGCCTCCCAGAGCTGTTCTCCGACAACTATGACTTCTTTGTGGGCCAGGCCGACTACATTGAGCAGCCGCAGCTGAAAGCCTGGGACATTATTGCCACCAGCCACCTGGCCCTGGACTCTGTTCTTTACTTCGAGAAGGCGCTGGCGCAGGAGTTTGACGAGGAAAAGAAGTATGGCTTTGAGCTGCGCAACAACGTGACTATCCGAGTTTACTCCCGCGCCTACTCCAAGGCTTACAGCGATAAACTAAACGGGCAGGTAGAGCGGCAGATGCGACTGGCTGTCCGCTCCATCGCCAGTTTCTGGTACACCGCCTGGGTAGATGCGGGCCAACCCAGCCTCGGCACGCTTGCCAACACCCTCACACCGGAGGAACTCCACCAACTGGAAATGGAGAAAAAAGATTACGAGAAAGGCACGCACAAACCCCGCCAAGAAGGCGACAGTTGA
- a CDS encoding alpha/beta fold hydrolase, with protein sequence MEAIKRNNVQVMGKGTTPMLFVHGYGCDQNMWRYITPAFQEDYRLVLFDHIGFGNSDTSTYTKERYDSLQAYAADVLEICRELNLEDVIFVGHSVSAMIGTLAAIQEPERFSKLILISPSPSFINEGDYVGGFSREAIQGLLDSLDSDYLGWSNTIAPVIMGNPERPELGQELTQSFCKSDLDIARDFAHITFLSDNREDLPRVQTETLILQCSDDVIAPLTVGEYTHDHIAGSTLVVLKATGHCPNLSAPEETVAAMKSFLKK encoded by the coding sequence ATGGAAGCAATAAAGAGGAACAACGTACAGGTTATGGGAAAAGGCACTACGCCCATGTTGTTTGTACACGGCTACGGGTGTGATCAAAACATGTGGCGCTACATTACCCCGGCTTTTCAGGAAGACTACAGACTTGTTCTTTTCGACCACATTGGCTTTGGCAACTCCGACACCTCTACCTATACCAAAGAGCGTTATGACTCGCTGCAGGCCTATGCGGCAGATGTGCTGGAGATATGCCGGGAGTTAAATCTTGAGGACGTGATATTTGTGGGACACTCCGTTAGCGCCATGATCGGCACACTGGCCGCTATCCAGGAGCCGGAGCGTTTTTCAAAACTGATTTTGATCAGCCCTTCCCCAAGTTTTATTAACGAAGGCGATTACGTGGGAGGCTTTTCGCGTGAGGCGATACAGGGCCTGCTCGACTCCCTCGACAGCGACTACCTCGGCTGGTCCAACACCATAGCCCCTGTGATTATGGGCAACCCGGAAAGGCCGGAGTTAGGCCAGGAGTTAACCCAGAGCTTCTGCAAAAGCGACCTGGACATTGCCCGCGATTTTGCCCACATTACTTTCCTGTCAGACAACCGGGAAGACCTTCCGCGTGTGCAAACCGAAACACTGATCCTGCAATGCTCCGACGACGTAATCGCCCCCCTGACCGTGGGAGAATACACGCACGACCACATTGCCGGCAGTACGCTTGTTGTTTTAAAAGCCACAGGGCACTGCCCTAACTTAAGTGCACCAGAGGAAACTGTAGCTGCCATGAAAAGCTTTTTGAAAAAATAG